A DNA window from Choloepus didactylus isolate mChoDid1 chromosome 9, mChoDid1.pri, whole genome shotgun sequence contains the following coding sequences:
- the WNT6 gene encoding protein Wnt-6 gives MLPPAPSRLGLLLLLLLCPAHVAGLWWAVGSPLVMDPTSICRKARRLAGRQAELCQAEPEVVAELARGARLGVRECQFQFRFRRWNCSSHSKAFGRILQQDIRETAFVFAITAAGASHAVTQACSMGELLQCGCQAPRGRTLPRPPGLPGTPGPPALAGSPDGSAAWEWGGCGDDVDFGDEKSRLFMDARHKRGRGDIRALVQLHNNEAGRLAVRSHTRTECKCHGLSGSCALRTCWQKLPPFREVGARLLERFHGASRVMGTNDGKALLPAVRTLKPPGRADLLYAADSPDFCAPNRRTGSPGTRGRACNSSAPDLSGCDLLCCGRGHRQESVQLEENCLCRFHWCCVVQCHRCRVRKELSLCL, from the exons ATGCTGCCTCCCGCGCCCTCCCGCCtcgggctgctgctgctgctgctcctatGCCCCGCGCACGTCGCCGGACTTTGGTG GGCCGTGGGCAGCCCCTTGGTTATGGATCCTACCAGCATTTGCCGGAAGGCACGGCGGCTGGCAGGGCGGCAGGCCGAGTTGTGCCAGGCTGAGCCGGAAGTGGTGGCTGAGCTAGCCCGGGGCGCCCGGCTCGGGGTGCGAGAGTGCCAGTTCCAGTTCCGCTTCCGCCGCTGGAACTGCTCCAGCCACAGCAAGGCCTTTGGACGCATCTTGCAGCAGG ACATCCGGGAGACGGCCTTCGTGTTTGCGATCACGGCGGCAGGTGCCAGCCACGCGGTCACACAGGCCTGCTCCATGGGCGAGCTGCTGCAGTGCGGCTGCCAGGCGCCCCGCGGACGCACTCTGCCCCGGCCCCCGGGCCTACCCGGCACCCCCGGACCCCCCGCCCTCGCTGGCTCCCCGGATGGCAGCGCCGCCTGGGAGTGGGGAGGCTGCGGCGACGACGTGGACTTCGGGGACGAGAAGTCCAGGCTCTTTATGGATGCGCGGCACAAGCGGGGACGCGGAGACATCCGGGCGCTCGTGCAACTGCACAACAACGAGGCTGGCCGGCTG GCCGTGCGGAGTCATACGCGCACCGAGTGCAAGTGCCACGGCCTGTCGGGCTCGTGCGCGCTGCGCACCTGCTGGCAGAAGCTGCCCCCGTTCCGCGAGGTGGGTGCGCGGCTCCTGGAGCGCTTCCACGGCGCCTCGCGCGTCATGGGCACCAACGACGGCAAGGCCCTGCTGCCCGCGGTGCGCACGCTCAAGCCGCCCGGCCGCGCAGACCTTCTCTACGCCGCGGATTCGCCCGACTTCTGCGCGCCCAACCGGCGCACAGGCTCGCCCGGTACGCGCGGCCGCGCCTGCAACAGCAGTGCCCCGGACCTCAGCGGCTGCGACCTGCTGTGTTGCGGCCGCGGGCACCGCCAGGAGAGCGTGCAGCTCGAGGAGAACTGTCTGTGCCGCTTCCACTGGTGCTGCGTGGTGCAGTGCCACCGCTGTCGCGTGCGCAAGGAGCTCAGCCTCTGCCTCTGA